A stretch of Labrus mixtus chromosome 7, fLabMix1.1, whole genome shotgun sequence DNA encodes these proteins:
- the LOC132977234 gene encoding heat shock protein beta-7-like: MELNVTPAHNFTPSLSHFECHAYPLGKIQLIGDIFQFTVDVSEFSPEDVIITYYNNRIEVQAEKLGDNGAVTNNFSHQCKLPSNVDPTSVTMALEGRGVLTIRAHRVH; the protein is encoded by the exons ATGGAGTTGAATGTCACGCCTGCACACAACTTCACTCCGTCACTCAGCCATTTTGAAT GTCACGCTTATCCTTTGGGGAAGATCCAGCTCATTGGAGACATTTTCCAGTTCACAGTCGATGTGAGTGAATTTTCTCCAGAGGACGTTATCATCACTTACTACAACAACCGGATCGAGGTTCAGGCTGAGAAG TTGGGGGACAATGGGGCAGTCACAAACAATTTTTCCCACCAATGCAAACTACCATCAAATGTGGACCCCACATCTGTGACCATGGCCCTGGAGGGCAGAGGGGTCCTGACCATCAGAGCTCATAGGGTGCATTAG
- the epha2a gene encoding ephrin type-A receptor 2a isoform X2 yields the protein MELCRVYFFLFLFINHFSTSLQSKEQVLLDMSVSGSELGWLTLPYENGWEIVQTVVNGSLLYTYSVCSIDSTEQDNWLRTTFIQRRPGTSRVSVELGFVVRDCNTFEGASVACKETFNLYISEADADVGTNFRKGQFKKVATIAPDEVTRGRVLKVNREIRSVGPLSRRGFYLAFQDMGACVALLSVRVYYKTCPSTVQSLAAFPETVADALTKVEGACVENAVSQTTPSIYCSAEGEWVVPVGQCQCLAGYETTGDSCQVCKPGYFKPSVSSQLCQVCPDNTKPSTAGATECQCEDGFFRSPSDSPTSACSAPPSAPRDLSSTTLSAEGRLQLSWSLPLVTGGRSDLSYSVVCEHCEGTSCVACGEKIRFEPGPTDLRDTTVVVSELDSHLNYTFTVEAHSGVSQFGTKRPAASITTALDYTDPPKVTLIHLDDRSPTSLSLSWTLSRRPPAHINHRFELMYRRKDDDGERDVTTYTVLILEKSSVLINDLTPDTTYMFRVQAISPEGNPGSYSTEHEFNTSPLAESRVQNNSTMVMAAVVGVAVILLVVVAVLLLRKRRLSMRGRGGPEDPYFSTDQLKPLKTYVDPHMYEDPNIAIHKFVTEIDPNAISKQKVIGVGEFGEVFRGVMKAPSRGEFAVAIKTLKPGYSEKQRQDFLSEASIMGQFSHPNIIHLEGVVTKFKHVMIVTEYMENGALDTYLKGRDGEIPSYQLAGMLRGIAAGMKYLSDMNYVHRDLAARNVLVNSNLECKVSDFGLSRVLEDDAEGTYTTRGGKIPIRWTAPEAIAYRKFTSASDVWSFGIVMWEVMAFGERPYWDMSNHEVMKAINEAFRLPAPMDCPSAVYQLMLQCWQHDRSKRPRFTDIVNMLDKLLRSPESLKTIADFDPRVSIRLPSTSGCDGTMFRSVPEWLDSIKMSQYNESFARAGITTMEQVLALRHEDIRNIGVRLPGHMKRIAYSILGLKDETSSLSVFAV from the exons ATGGAGCTCTGTCGGGTctacttctttttgtttttatttattaaccaCTTTTCAACCAGCCTGCAGTCGAAAGAAC AAGTTTTACTGGATATGAGCGTCTCGGGCTCAGAGTTGGGCTGGTTGACTTTGCCATATGAGAACGGA TGGGAGATTGTCCAGACAGTGGTGAATGGCTCACTTCTTTACACCTACAGTGTTTGCAGCATAGACTCTACTGAACAGGATAACTGGCTACGCACAACGTTCATCCAGCGGCGACCGGGAACCTCACGTGTGTCTGTGGAGCTTGGTTTTGTTGTACGAGACTGCAACACTTTTGAAGGGGCTTCTGTTGCCTGCAAAGAAACCTTCAACCTTTACATCTCGGAGGCCGATGCCGATGTTGGCACAAACTTCCGTAAAGGCCAGTTCAAAAAAGTAGCCACCATCGCTCCTGATGAGGTCACACGGGGTCGGGTGCTCAAGGTCAACAGGGAAATAAGATCAGTGGGGCCTCTGTCTAGAAGGGGCTTCTACCTAGCTTTTCAGGACATGGGTGCCTGTGTGGCGCTGCTGTCTGTCAGAGTGTACTACAAAACGTGCCCTTCCACGGTGCAGAGCTTGGCGGCCTTCCCAGAGACCGTGGCTGACGCCCTCACAAAGGTGGAGGGAGCCTGTGTGGAGAATGCTGTAAGCCAGACCACCCCCAGCATCTACTGCTCAGCTGAGGGCGAATGGGTGGTTCCCGTGGGCCAGTGCCAATGTCTCGCAGGCTACGAAACCACAGGGGACTCCTGCCAAG TGTGCAAACCAGGCTACTTCAAGCCTTCTGTATCAAGCCAGTTATGTCAGGTTTGTCCTGATAACACCAAGCCCTCCACAGCCGGCGCAACTGAGTGTCAATGTGAGGATGGTTTCTTCCGCTCCCCTTCTGATTCTCCTACATCAGCCTGCTCTG cCCCACCCAGTGCCCCTCGTGACTTGAGCTCCACCACCCTTTCAGCAGAGGGCAGGCTGCAGCTATCCTGGAGCCTGCCGCTGGTGACTGGGGGCCGCAGTGACCTCAGCTACAGCGTGGTGTGTGAGCACTGTGAAGGCACCTCGTGTGTTGCCTGTGGCGAGAAGATCCGTTTTGAGCCAGGTCCTACTGACCTGCGGGACACCACGGTCGTTGTCAGTGAACTTGATTCTCATCTGAACTACACGTTCACTGTGGAGGCTCACAGCGGTGTGTCACAGTTTGGTACTAAGAGGCCCGCTGCAAGCATCACCACCGCTCTAGACTACACAG ATCCCCCCAAGGTGACGTTGATCCATCTGGATGATCGCAGCCCCACCAGTCTGTCTCTGTCCTGGACTCTGTCTCGCAGGCCTCCAGCCCACATCAATCACCGCTTTGAGCTCATGTACCGCAGAAAA gatgatgatggtgaacgTGATGTGACCACCTACACAGTCCTGATTTTGGAGAAAAGTTCTGTCCTGATTAATGACCTCACCCCAGACACCACTTACATGTTCAGAGTCCAGGCCATAAGTCCTGAAGGCAACCCGGGAAGCTACAGCACGGAGCACGAGTTCAACACTTCACCATTAG CTGAGTCTCGGGTCCAAAACAACTCCACCATGGTCATGGCAGCTGTAGTAGGAGTTGCTGTTATTCTGCTTGTCGTGGTCGCTGTACTTCTACTGCGTAAACG GAGATTAAGCATGCGTGGCAGAGGAGGCCCTGAAGACCCCTACTTCTCAACAG ATCAACTCAAGCCTCTGAAGACTTACGTTGATCCACACATGTATGAAGACCCTAACATTGCCATCCACAAGTTTGTCACAGAAATTGACCCCAATGCCATcagcaaacaaaaagtcatagGAGttg GAGAGTTTGGGGAAGTGTTTCGTGGCGTGATGAAGGCTCCTAGCCGAGGGGAGTTTGCTGTGGCGATAAAGACCCTGAAGCCAGGGTACTCAGAGAAACAGAGGCAGGACTTCCTGAGCGAGGCCAGCATCATGGGTCAGTTCTCGCACCCAAATATCATCCACCTGGAGGGAGTTGTCACCAAAT tcaagcATGTCATGATAGTGACGGAATACATGGAGAATGGAGCTCTTGACACATACCTGAAG GGCCGTGATGGAGAGATCCCATCATATCAACTAGCGGGGATGCTGCGTGGAATAGCTGCTGGGATGAAATACCTCTCTGACATGAATTATGTCCACCGAGACCTCGCAGCAAGAAATGTCTTGGTTAACAGCAACCTGGAGTGTAAAGTGTCTGATTTCGGCCTGTCGCGTGTTCTCGAGGATGACGCTGAGGGCACGTACACAACAAGA GGAGGTAAAATCCCGATTCGCTGGACCGCCCCTGAGGCCATTGCATACAGGAAATTCACCTCAGCCAGCGATGTGTGGAGCTTCGGTATCGTTATGTGGGAAGTCATGGCATTTGGAGAACGGCCCTACTGGGACATGAGCAATCACGAG gtcatGAAGGCGATCAATGAGGCCTTCAGGCTTCCTGCTCCAATGGACTGTCCCTCTGCTGTCTACCAGCTCATGCTCCAGTGTTGGCAGCACGACCGCTCCAAACGACCTCGCTTCACAGACATCGTCAACATGTTGGACAAATTGCTCAGAAGCCCAGAGTCTTTGAAAACCATTGCTGACTTTGATCCACG tgtgtccATCCGCCTGCCCAGTACCAGCGGATGTGACGGCACCATGTTCAGGTCGGTGCCTGAGTGGCTGGATTCCATCAAAATGAGCCAGTACAACGAAAGCTTTGCCCGTGCTGGGATCACAACCATGGAGCAGGTGCTCGCCTTGAGGCATGA AGACATCAGAAATATTGGAGTGCGGCTGCCCGGTCACATGAAGAGGATAGCATACAGCATCCTGGGTCTGAAAGATGAGACCAGCTCTCTCAGCGTGTTTGCTGTGTGA
- the epha2a gene encoding ephrin type-A receptor 2a isoform X1, giving the protein MELCRVYFFLFLFINHFSTSLQSKEQVLLDMSVSGSELGWLTLPYENGWEIVQTVVNGSLLYTYSVCSIDSTEQDNWLRTTFIQRRPGTSRVSVELGFVVRDCNTFEGASVACKETFNLYISEADADVGTNFRKGQFKKVATIAPDEVTRGRVLKVNREIRSVGPLSRRGFYLAFQDMGACVALLSVRVYYKTCPSTVQSLAAFPETVADALTKVEGACVENAVSQTTPSIYCSAEGEWVVPVGQCQCLAGYETTGDSCQVCKPGYFKPSVSSQLCQVCPDNTKPSTAGATECQCEDGFFRSPSDSPTSACSAPPSAPRDLSSTTLSAEGRLQLSWSLPLVTGGRSDLSYSVVCEHCEGTSCVACGEKIRFEPGPTDLRDTTVVVSELDSHLNYTFTVEAHSGVSQFGTKRPAASITTALDYTDPPKVTLIHLDDRSPTSLSLSWTLSRRPPAHINHRFELMYRRKDDDGERDVTTYTVLILEKSSVLINDLTPDTTYMFRVQAISPEGNPGSYSTEHEFNTSPLAESRVQNNSTMVMAAVVGVAVILLVVVAVLLLRKRRLSMRGRGGPEDPYFSTDFSSLDQLKPLKTYVDPHMYEDPNIAIHKFVTEIDPNAISKQKVIGVGEFGEVFRGVMKAPSRGEFAVAIKTLKPGYSEKQRQDFLSEASIMGQFSHPNIIHLEGVVTKFKHVMIVTEYMENGALDTYLKGRDGEIPSYQLAGMLRGIAAGMKYLSDMNYVHRDLAARNVLVNSNLECKVSDFGLSRVLEDDAEGTYTTRGGKIPIRWTAPEAIAYRKFTSASDVWSFGIVMWEVMAFGERPYWDMSNHEVMKAINEAFRLPAPMDCPSAVYQLMLQCWQHDRSKRPRFTDIVNMLDKLLRSPESLKTIADFDPRVSIRLPSTSGCDGTMFRSVPEWLDSIKMSQYNESFARAGITTMEQVLALRHEDIRNIGVRLPGHMKRIAYSILGLKDETSSLSVFAV; this is encoded by the exons ATGGAGCTCTGTCGGGTctacttctttttgtttttatttattaaccaCTTTTCAACCAGCCTGCAGTCGAAAGAAC AAGTTTTACTGGATATGAGCGTCTCGGGCTCAGAGTTGGGCTGGTTGACTTTGCCATATGAGAACGGA TGGGAGATTGTCCAGACAGTGGTGAATGGCTCACTTCTTTACACCTACAGTGTTTGCAGCATAGACTCTACTGAACAGGATAACTGGCTACGCACAACGTTCATCCAGCGGCGACCGGGAACCTCACGTGTGTCTGTGGAGCTTGGTTTTGTTGTACGAGACTGCAACACTTTTGAAGGGGCTTCTGTTGCCTGCAAAGAAACCTTCAACCTTTACATCTCGGAGGCCGATGCCGATGTTGGCACAAACTTCCGTAAAGGCCAGTTCAAAAAAGTAGCCACCATCGCTCCTGATGAGGTCACACGGGGTCGGGTGCTCAAGGTCAACAGGGAAATAAGATCAGTGGGGCCTCTGTCTAGAAGGGGCTTCTACCTAGCTTTTCAGGACATGGGTGCCTGTGTGGCGCTGCTGTCTGTCAGAGTGTACTACAAAACGTGCCCTTCCACGGTGCAGAGCTTGGCGGCCTTCCCAGAGACCGTGGCTGACGCCCTCACAAAGGTGGAGGGAGCCTGTGTGGAGAATGCTGTAAGCCAGACCACCCCCAGCATCTACTGCTCAGCTGAGGGCGAATGGGTGGTTCCCGTGGGCCAGTGCCAATGTCTCGCAGGCTACGAAACCACAGGGGACTCCTGCCAAG TGTGCAAACCAGGCTACTTCAAGCCTTCTGTATCAAGCCAGTTATGTCAGGTTTGTCCTGATAACACCAAGCCCTCCACAGCCGGCGCAACTGAGTGTCAATGTGAGGATGGTTTCTTCCGCTCCCCTTCTGATTCTCCTACATCAGCCTGCTCTG cCCCACCCAGTGCCCCTCGTGACTTGAGCTCCACCACCCTTTCAGCAGAGGGCAGGCTGCAGCTATCCTGGAGCCTGCCGCTGGTGACTGGGGGCCGCAGTGACCTCAGCTACAGCGTGGTGTGTGAGCACTGTGAAGGCACCTCGTGTGTTGCCTGTGGCGAGAAGATCCGTTTTGAGCCAGGTCCTACTGACCTGCGGGACACCACGGTCGTTGTCAGTGAACTTGATTCTCATCTGAACTACACGTTCACTGTGGAGGCTCACAGCGGTGTGTCACAGTTTGGTACTAAGAGGCCCGCTGCAAGCATCACCACCGCTCTAGACTACACAG ATCCCCCCAAGGTGACGTTGATCCATCTGGATGATCGCAGCCCCACCAGTCTGTCTCTGTCCTGGACTCTGTCTCGCAGGCCTCCAGCCCACATCAATCACCGCTTTGAGCTCATGTACCGCAGAAAA gatgatgatggtgaacgTGATGTGACCACCTACACAGTCCTGATTTTGGAGAAAAGTTCTGTCCTGATTAATGACCTCACCCCAGACACCACTTACATGTTCAGAGTCCAGGCCATAAGTCCTGAAGGCAACCCGGGAAGCTACAGCACGGAGCACGAGTTCAACACTTCACCATTAG CTGAGTCTCGGGTCCAAAACAACTCCACCATGGTCATGGCAGCTGTAGTAGGAGTTGCTGTTATTCTGCTTGTCGTGGTCGCTGTACTTCTACTGCGTAAACG GAGATTAAGCATGCGTGGCAGAGGAGGCCCTGAAGACCCCTACTTCTCAACAG ATTTTTCCTCCCTAGATCAACTCAAGCCTCTGAAGACTTACGTTGATCCACACATGTATGAAGACCCTAACATTGCCATCCACAAGTTTGTCACAGAAATTGACCCCAATGCCATcagcaaacaaaaagtcatagGAGttg GAGAGTTTGGGGAAGTGTTTCGTGGCGTGATGAAGGCTCCTAGCCGAGGGGAGTTTGCTGTGGCGATAAAGACCCTGAAGCCAGGGTACTCAGAGAAACAGAGGCAGGACTTCCTGAGCGAGGCCAGCATCATGGGTCAGTTCTCGCACCCAAATATCATCCACCTGGAGGGAGTTGTCACCAAAT tcaagcATGTCATGATAGTGACGGAATACATGGAGAATGGAGCTCTTGACACATACCTGAAG GGCCGTGATGGAGAGATCCCATCATATCAACTAGCGGGGATGCTGCGTGGAATAGCTGCTGGGATGAAATACCTCTCTGACATGAATTATGTCCACCGAGACCTCGCAGCAAGAAATGTCTTGGTTAACAGCAACCTGGAGTGTAAAGTGTCTGATTTCGGCCTGTCGCGTGTTCTCGAGGATGACGCTGAGGGCACGTACACAACAAGA GGAGGTAAAATCCCGATTCGCTGGACCGCCCCTGAGGCCATTGCATACAGGAAATTCACCTCAGCCAGCGATGTGTGGAGCTTCGGTATCGTTATGTGGGAAGTCATGGCATTTGGAGAACGGCCCTACTGGGACATGAGCAATCACGAG gtcatGAAGGCGATCAATGAGGCCTTCAGGCTTCCTGCTCCAATGGACTGTCCCTCTGCTGTCTACCAGCTCATGCTCCAGTGTTGGCAGCACGACCGCTCCAAACGACCTCGCTTCACAGACATCGTCAACATGTTGGACAAATTGCTCAGAAGCCCAGAGTCTTTGAAAACCATTGCTGACTTTGATCCACG tgtgtccATCCGCCTGCCCAGTACCAGCGGATGTGACGGCACCATGTTCAGGTCGGTGCCTGAGTGGCTGGATTCCATCAAAATGAGCCAGTACAACGAAAGCTTTGCCCGTGCTGGGATCACAACCATGGAGCAGGTGCTCGCCTTGAGGCATGA AGACATCAGAAATATTGGAGTGCGGCTGCCCGGTCACATGAAGAGGATAGCATACAGCATCCTGGGTCTGAAAGATGAGACCAGCTCTCTCAGCGTGTTTGCTGTGTGA